The Vigna unguiculata cultivar IT97K-499-35 chromosome 1, ASM411807v1, whole genome shotgun sequence nucleotide sequence AGTGTCTACGCAGGGACTGTTTCTAATTTGATCCATAGACTGGGTATCAAACCAGGAATTCTTCAGCTCAAGGTGAGAAAGTTGTTGATTGTTTTTCGAGTCCTCATCTGGTAAGCAACTCATGGGAAAGTTCACCAGGTTAGCTGCTTTGCTTTCACTTTGCACCTTAGTAGAAACAGGTGACTCAAGCTTGTCAGAATAGTTCTGGGTTAGCTCCATAGGACTATGAAAAAGTAAATGGGCTACGGTTCTATCAATGGGATTCGTCTCTGTTTCAACATCTGGCATCCTGGCATATCTGTAATACCAACATAGTTCATACAGTAAAAATAGTTAGCAACATAGCATCTTTAAAGTACAATCAACCTACTTGAGATCATGGTTGATACAGTAAAAACAATGACGGTTCTAAAATTCATTGCTTTTTTACAAGATAAACATGCTTATAGTTATACTGCAGTTTGGAGATAATactgaaatatcaaataaggAAAACTGTGAAATGAAGCCCTACTCCACGAATTGATGTTTACTTGGTCTAACCTTTAACTACTATTTATGAATAAAAGTGCCACACTTCCTAGACATGAGTGAAACAACTCCTGCACATGAATAAGCAATACTCCAGGTATAGTTCCCAATGGAATCCTAGAAGGTGGCTAGCAAACATGGTTTCCTGTGAGTAAAATCtcaaaaatcaagaaaaaaaacaagagtTTCATAGGCTACATAAAAATTCTTCTTGTACAATGGACATTGGAGGGTCTAAACCAGGACAAATGTGATAGAGATTAAAAATCAGTTGAAGATGGGATCCCAccacccaaaaaaaaaaaaatacttaaacatAGGCAGGGTCAAATAGCAGAAGTGTTAATCTTGGATGAAGAGGATAGCGATTTCCAATTTCAAAGAACATGATCCTCTAGCTGGATTGCAAGAGCCAAGAATCTAAATTCAAGAGCTTTGGTATTCTTTCCCTTTCCCCTATTTTTTTCTGCTGCAGTTTGCCCTCTTCGCATGAAGAGTTCTACAAATGACTACCAACCCATATTAGCTGTGGTCATGCCTCCCTTTCTATGGTGCGACCCTTCCACCAACATACCAAATCTCCTATTAACCTCCTACTATGCACCTCTACCTCCAACGAATCTTTCCAACTTGCATTGATGATTATTTCAATTTACTTGGttgtttttaatgaaaataggCTTTAGGGGAATTAGGCTTGGGCTTGTGACAGATATTGTAATGGTTTGAACGAAATTCTCTGCTAGGGTTGgtgtaatttaaccaaaatatttGTGTCTACAATGTTTTGTACTTTTCTACTTCACCATAGATGAAGATTTGAACTTCCAAGGCTATAATAGCAAGAAACTCAAGCACCAGATAGCTTACTTATAATGTACTCCCAACTTTTTCTGTGTTTAAATTTGTCCATCTGTCCATTAGTGAggtaaaaggaaaaacatagaACTCGGTAACACCAGAAATTTTCACATAAACCTACGGCATTTTCCTCGTATACTGCTTTTGATGAATCATGATGGAATGATACTGAATTCATAATAAGTGCTCTTTGTAAAAGCAAAAGTAATGGCCTTTAAAGTTGTAGTGCATTTGGTAGCTTTCCTACCTATTTTGTGTATTGCTTTCTTCTCTTGCTACAACTTCAAGTTGGTCTCTGCTACTTTTGTTTGTACTGCTAGTATCACTAGCATAATGCCTTTGAGTTGCACTTTGTGCCAACCGGAACAAACTATCTCTGATGCAGAGTCTTATTTTGAGGTCCAACTGTAGAAAAAGTTTGCCTCGGCATTGTAGCCATATCAAGATTAGTATACAAggaaacaattaaatatattataatattagcTAGTATCAATTCAACCATACCTTTGATATAATATCCTGAAGCTGGCACAATATGGTGTCTTCAACAAAATCATTTCCAACTGCCACTGACATTGTATTAGAATCATCTTGTTCAATAGGTGGATCTGGAGCAGGAAGAATTCTTAGATCTTCGTCAGTCCCGTCACTGAGATGACTTTGGATGTCTGGAGGGCATTTCTGGGTGCTTGATTTGGTATTACTAGGGACTTGATGGCCCAATTGTTGCCGTTGTTTCTGAATAGCAATCATTGCCTGCATTTGCTGCCGCCTcctcaatttttcaattttctcctGAGGAGTCATGATTTGAGGTTTGACTGAGTCCACAGAATTTTTCACAGGATTCACTATACCAGGAGACACTTCGTACCCAGAAAGCACAGGCTGCTGCCTAAGATCACCTGACAGAGTCTGCGACAGCATTGGCATAGCAGGATATGTACTAGTAAGGTTCTCATACACAGAAGAAGACACATATGGATTTACAATATTCTGAAATAAGGTTTCAGCTCCTTGGATCTGATTTTGTTGACCAAGAATTGGAGAGGGAGAAGATTGTATGACAGATGGtgataattcattttcaaattgtCTTGCTGGTGCTGCTGAAGGAGACCAATTACCATAAAAATCTTGCAAGTTATTCTCCTGTTGTTTTACCTGTGATTTTTTCCGAGTTTTCAGAAGATTCTTTTGCCTAAAAACCTGCATATATATGAAATGAAAGAGATCAGATACTTACTTGACTTTGAGAAGGAAACACGTATAAATCTTCTGCTAGAGCTGTAGCACATAATTATGCCAACGGGATTTAGCCATGTATGATAGACATACACATCTAATCAGAATAAAAATACACCAAAGGACAAATATAAGTACAATTCTAAACACAAAAATGTTTAAGCAAAAAAGATATCCATCAGGGAAAGAACCGGTGCTTTCTAAAGAAGCTAAATTGCATATTTCAAATTTCCTCAACCTAGAACCAAGACAAATAtctgtcaggttttacagagggggtttcactggggagaacaacaccaatgagatctgagcctaaccacataagatattgacaccactcttaacccaaaaccttaaggcaatggatttatgggtctttattcttatatagtgctctactttctcatttctggtcaatgtgggacttagactcacacttggattcctaacaatctccccctcaagggtgagtcccttcaaccacattggtacactccccctccagcggaagctgcccaaccacgagtactccacGAGTACtcattttctgcccttttcacgcttacctggaactcTTACCTGGGACCTTTGTCAGGAAGACTTttgatactaggaccatactgcactcgtttaagccggttttaaccatcagctctgataccacttgtcaggtttttaagagggggtttcactggggagaacaacaccaatgagatctgagcctaaccacataagatattgacaccactcttaacccaaaaccttaaggcaatggatttatgggtctttattcttatatagtgctctactttctcatttctggtcaatgtgggacttagactcacacttggattcctaacaatatCCACTACTCTATAAACTCCTGAATAATGTAACTTGTTTTTcgacataacaaaatttatattgcCAAAATGAGAAGGTATAGAAACCAAACAACCAAATTAGTTCACAAGTGACAAGACTAGACATATCAAACAAGGAATGTTGGTACGGTGCACTTATAGATGAAACCAATAATATAAATGAACTAAGGGTCATTTGCCCATGTATCATTTACAACTAGCAGTTGTCCATTCCAACAGCAACATGGTGACTATCACTAACCCTAGTACATACGGTAAAGGACATACCTTTTGAACACAAATTACACATGATTATCAACACTGCTGAGCAAAAGAACAAAATACATGATTATCAACACACCCCCTTTAAGTTGGATCAAAGATGCTAATCAATCCCAACTTTGTTATAACGGCTTGATGTAATTATCTTTTACTTCTctaaataatatcattttaaacacaaattatgcaatatacacaataaatattttattaccaaTATTGATAGTTGCTGAAGGGAACATTTGTGATCAAAGTtagtaacaaaatatattacttaaatTGATAAATTACATTCATTTTGTAAACTTTAgagtaattataattaatttttctcttttactcAATACTCTAAGAATTTGTGTTTGGTATCCTGAGAATCTGCCCCAGTcttgccttgaagaaaaatttCACTATTGTAACCTAAGATTTAACAAAACATATGAGGatgaaattcaaagaaaattgtAGTAAATAGGATGTTAATTGCATTACTAGAAGTTGGTAGAATATTAGTGTTAGAAGATTCTAGAGATCACTTTATTTTAGTGTTAGAGTTCTTTATATACAGAGGCTAATGCATTGATTCAAATGAATCAATTGAATAACAATCTTCTTATTTCCATCCGTTCCTTTTGTCTCTAGTCTTTATAGTTAAGTGTTTGGATGTGTTGTGTCTGTCCATATACATAGTCAGATTCATGGAAAATTAGATTCTAGAGTTGTTAAATGCATATTCCTTGGTTATGCATCTAATAAAAAGGATATTGTTGTAACCATCCTCCGAGTCAAAAGTTTATTACCTCCATGGGTGTCACTTTTGAGGAAACTAAATTCGTGGAAAATTAGATTCTAGAGTTATTAAATGCATATTCCTTGGTTATGCATCTAATAAAAAGGATATCGTTGTAACCATCCTCCGAGTCAAAAGTTTATTACTTCCATGGGTGTCACTTTTGATGAAACTAAATTCGTGAAAAATTAGATCCTAGAGTTGTTAAATGCATATTCCTTGATTATGCATCTAATAAAAAGGATATCATTGTAACCATCCCCCGAGTCAAAAGTTTATTACCTCCATGGGTGTCACTTTTGATGAAACTAAATCTTTTTACATATATCCTCAACTTCAGGGGGAAGGTTCTTTTGAAGTTGGGTCTTTTGAATCTCTTGAGTCATATTTTGTCTCTTTCATATGAGAACCGTCTCATAATGATACTGTTGGTACTCCTAATATTTCTCTTGGCACATCTTGTATGGATATCTCAAAAGTTGCTCCTAACAAAGGCATTTATGAGTGCGTTTTGTGCACTCATACATGGTCTAATCTTAGCTTTGTTTATagtaattatgtttaaatatagTGTTTTAAGTAGGATTTCTCCAAATGGGGTAAAATGAgctttgaataaaaatatatgttaaaatcaGCTTTTTAAGCCATGTTAGATGATAAGTGTTTTAGACAAATGAAGTGCACTAGATGATATAGTCTATGAGCTAACTTTTACAGATATTACATAACAACATAGATGTTCTTTGGACATTTAAATGTGTGCTGGTGCAACTGAAGATAGAAAAAGCTTATAAATCGTCTTTGAAAGGTGCACAGATGAATTATCTAAAACTTCATCATAGAAAAAGCAAATTTGGACAACTCTTAATGTTACAAGAAGCTAAGTCACCCTACTTGGTGAAGAAGGTAAAGTGCTCTTGAGAGAgatgaaagataaaataagaagCAACATAGTCCCGCCGAGAAACTGCACTCAACGCCACCAGGGAGTTGCACCCAGCGCCACCACGCCCAACAACCATGGATTTTGACCAACACTACTTACGATGTTGCGAATTGTAAAGAATGTGGGTGCACGAAGTTCGTTTTCTACTAGATGACTAGGTAGTAGGCTTACTCAAGAAACAAGATGAAGATTCAACCACCTCCGATAGGTGGGGCATCAAtggttttagaaaattcaaatgCAAATTTTTTGGGTTATCTTTTATCAATAATCTTTGTTGCATCTATGACTATAAGTTTGCTGGAAAGACAAAAGGAAGGTTTTGAGGATTcttaatgattattattaaacatATTCAACCTTTGTCCTCACCACCACCTAAGTCATTGAACTTGAGTTTGGGTGTAGTAGCAAGTGGATTCTCATTCCCAAGGAGGGCAAGTGAAGATCAAGGAGATGAAGATGAACTTGGAATCCACAATTTcaacaataatgataatgttGATTTTAGGAGGAAGGTGTATTGTTATGTTATAAGAAACAATTTATTGAGATGGTTAGAATATTAGTGGGTTAGTTGGTTAGAGGGACTAGTTAGATATAAATAAGGTAAGAAAGATAGAAGtgattcacatttttttttagtgtaattTGAGCAGTGGCGCTATGTGAAAGTGAAACCCATGGAGGAGAGTCTTATTTCTTGCTCTTTTCAAGCTATTCAATAAAGTTTTCTCTCTCTTCAATTGTTGGTTCCTAGCAATGTCTATGAGCTTATTTCAATATATAGGTTACTATAAGATCAATTTATTCCACTTGAAGCTCCTATAAGTTCTACATTGATAGCAAACCAGCTATCAGGCCTGTTCAATGTGATAGAATGAAGAATGTGAGGATTGACCTGAACTACATAAAGTCAAATTGGACCAGGAACTTTCAACCAACACTATGTGCCAACCAAGTGACACGAAGCTAATATGTTTGCAAAGTCATTACTAAAGTCAGAATttgattcaaataattacagGCTGGGAATGATTGACATCTATTCATCAGATTGAGGGGgattgtttgattttgtttaaatgGTTCTGAAATAATTGGATTATTTTAATCCTATTAGAAATCCtacatcgattagagataaggcaatttcataatatattaagttgggtgcaaacctcaccttacaagccagttttgtgagattgagttaggcttaaagtccacttcttaacatggtatcagagccatagTTAAAAAAACAGTCTATCCTAacaatatttctattttttgggCATATAATTCCACCCGTTATCTCGGACCACTATTGGATCACTCATTTCTAGTCCCACATAcaagatgtatatacctcggcgtgagaggatgtgttggaagtcccacatcgacaaGAGATAAGACCATTTAATAGAATATAAGTAagatgcaaacctcaccttacaagccgattttgtgAGGTTCAGTTAGACTTAAATCCACTTCTCAACAAATCCTAATAATAAAGGAATGGTTAATTATTGAGAGAAAACATTGTTCTCTTTTTATAAGATCTAGTTTAGTTAATGTTCAGGGattcttttctgtttttaacTCCTAATATTTAGCTTCACAACAACCCCTTTGTTGTATACAATGTACCTTGGTTTTATAGCGAATCGATAATCAGATTTACATGGTCTAAGCATGAGTTGCCATAGGCAAACAAATGGAGGAACCTATTGATGTAGAAGCTTCCCCGTTGCATATTCATTtgtgtaaaagaaaaacaagattgtCCGTTGCAAATGCATCCAACATAAAGGATTCACTCCCTGCAAAGGTTTCCCTGTAAACTTAATCCAACTTCTATTTCCTTCATAAATTGTCCCAAGGGTCCCACTTTTGCCCTTTTCCTCAAACACCAACTATATTACAATAAATTACTATTGACCATATtgtctaaagaagaaaagtgaaACAATTATTCATTTAGTCCACTTTacaaatagataaataataaaaagattttatcattgGGAAAATTGGCATACCTGATGTTCCTTTTCTGTAGGCTTGCTTCTAACTCCATCATTTCCCTCATTAGCTGGGATTGCGCACGAATTTTGTAAAACTTGGGATGCAGGAATCCCAATCTTCTCATAGCTGAGGTCCAACGATTTGTCATCATTACATTGAACATACTCTTCTTTGATTTCCAAAGGATTTGTTCCGTTCCTCAAAGCACCAGAAGAACTTGGTGTATCCAATGGTAAAGGTGCTGGATTGTTGCTCACATCTTTGGAGGACCAAAGGTCATTAGAATTATCAAGACTTACATGACCAAATATAGGGTCCTCATTGCTGCAAAATCATCACTTGTGAGAATATTCAGTCAGATAGATGCCACTGTGAAATAAATGACTAATAATTGTAAGAATAGATGTATGTCTAAAAATATTCACTGTTAATCAGAACTACGAAACTTCTTTCCGATGTTATCCATCACATGCACCATATGCAGAAAACAATGGGGTGTAAAACTATCAAGTGACTAGATTTCTAAATTGAAACTTAGGCAAAATGAAGTCATCCtagtttaaaatgtaaaattgttaaaaaaaactcataatgTAATCCccttttttcacttttaattattactttatcgCTGAACCTTCATAATTTTCGATTCATGTTTGATAGAAGGAACTAAAAGTATGATTGAGCAAAGTGAGAGCAGTTATGAAAAGTGATGAATACTACCACAGTTTTCATAAATATGACGACAGGAGAGAGAAAAGTTTACACCATTTTAGGCTTCAGtaattaagtaaaaagagtGAAATGATATTAAATACATTGGTGACATAATGCTATAAGACACATGTATTATATAATACAACAGAGAAAATTTACTTTACCTAAAAATTCGATCAAGGTCATCAAAACTTCCTATGTTGGCCCATTCATAATCAACAAAATCACCTTGCTCTTTACCTTCATTACCACTTCGGAAAATTTCAGCATCCTTTTCATCATGTTGTTTAGATTCTTCTGTCAAACATTAGTACAATTAGAAATGGCCAAGAATAACTACGTATCTTGCATGTTTACTATTTTGTGAGACAAGCAGAAAAAACATCAATAGATAAGGGCCTacataaatacaaaaatgaatTGACAGGTTTCTGGTCAGAATTCCTTAAAATAGCAATTTTACCAATTCTTGAACTGAATTTGCCAAGTTCTCTTAAATTTTTAGATACTTCAGTACCAAGAGATCCCTGGTCCATTTTAGTTGAACTGGACAAAGACAAGTTAGGCCAGACATGTGTTCCATATCCTGAGACAGGTAATTCTACACTATTATCAAGGTTGGAACTGCTTCCAAGCTTTCTTTCATAAAAATCAGTTTTAGCCTCTGGTCTCTTCAACTCTGTGAGCTTAGTTGTAGAAGCTTCCTGATTGAATTCTTTCTTGTTGCTAACATCTTCATTTACCTCTGGATAAGGCACAATATGATCATCACTCTCACCTCCTTCACCCCATATTATGTTAGCTAGCTGAAAACAATCCatcattaaacatttttattgatgagtttgaaaataaattaacaaaagtaCACTCTAGATGTTGACAGTAGTAACATAAATAGACACCAAGAAGAATAGTATTGTGCAAAGCAAGTGAAAAAGAcaacaaaatttacaaaaattgtactAACAACTACACTCAACATTTCAACTAATTGTGTATGTCAATAAAACACCCAACTGATTTGGTATTATCAcatagaaaatattaatacgGTTATGATTAATGGATATTAGAGTGATCGTCAAATCACTTCACTCCTCCCTTGTTATAACTTTTAGCTACTCATGAAAATCAGGTAGTGTGCAAAGTTTTAAGTTTTGCCTCCTTCTAATTGGTTAGATTATGTCAGATGTAT carries:
- the LOC114194175 gene encoding protein LNK2-like isoform X3, which codes for MFDWNDEELANIIWGEGGESDDHIVPYPEVNEDVSNKKEFNQEASTTKLTELKRPEAKTDFYERKLGSSSNLDNSVELPVSGYGTHVWPNLSLSSSTKMDQGSLGTEVSKNLRELGKFSSRIEESKQHDEKDAEIFRSGNEGKEQGDFVDYEWANIGSFDDLDRIFSNEDPIFGHVSLDNSNDLWSSKDVSNNPAPLPLDTPSSSGALRNGTNPLEIKEEYVQCNDDKSLDLSYEKIGIPASQVLQNSCAIPANEGNDGVRSKPTEKEHQVFRQKNLLKTRKKSQVKQQENNLQDFYGNWSPSAAPARQFENELSPSVIQSSPSPILGQQNQIQGAETLFQNIVNPYVSSSVYENLTSTYPAMPMLSQTLSGDLRQQPVLSGYEVSPGIVNPVKNSVDSVKPQIMTPQEKIEKLRRRQQMQAMIAIQKQRQQLGHQVPSNTKSSTQKCPPDIQSHLSDGTDEDLRILPAPDPPIEQDDSNTMSVAVGNDFVEDTILCQLQDIISKLDLKIRLCIRDSLFRLAQSATQRHYASDTSSTNKSSRDQLEVVAREESNTQNRYARMPDVETETNPIDRTVAHLLFHSPMELTQNYSDKLESPVSTKVQSESKAANLVNFPMSCLPDEDSKNNQQLSHLELKNSWFDTQSMDQIRNSPCVDTSENASNTQELEASQ
- the LOC114194175 gene encoding protein LNK2-like isoform X4 codes for the protein MDQGSLGTEVSKNLRELGKFSSRIEESKQHDEKDAEIFRSGNEGKEQGDFVDYEWANIGSFDDLDRIFSNEDPIFGHVSLDNSNDLWSSKDVSNNPAPLPLDTPSSSGALRNGTNPLEIKEEYVQCNDDKSLDLSYEKIGIPASQVLQNSCAIPANEGNDGVRSKPTEKEHQVFRQKNLLKTRKKSQVKQQENNLQDFYGNWSPSAAPARQFENELSPSVIQSSPSPILGQQNQIQGAETLFQNIVNPYVSSSVYENLTSTYPAMPMLSQTLSGDLRQQPVLSGYEVSPGIVNPVKNSVDSVKPQIMTPQEKIEKLRRRQQMQAMIAIQKQRQQLGHQVPSNTKSSTQKCPPDIQSHLSDGTDEDLRILPAPDPPIEQDDSNTMSVAVGNDFVEDTILCQLQDIISKLDLKIRLCIRDSLFRLAQSATQRHYASDTSSTNKSSRDQLEVVAREESNTQNRYARMPDVETETNPIDRTVAHLLFHSPMELTQNYSDKLESPVSTKVQSESKAANLVNFPMSCLPDEDSKNNQQLSHLELKNSWFDTQSMDQIRNSPCVDTSENASNTQELEASQ
- the LOC114194175 gene encoding protein LNK2-like isoform X2 codes for the protein MVEGDQKLLEKLANIIWGEGGESDDHIVPYPEVNEDVSNKKEFNQEASTTKLTELKRPEAKTDFYERKLGSSSNLDNSVELPVSGYGTHVWPNLSLSSSTKMDQGSLGTEVSKNLRELGKFSSRIESKQHDEKDAEIFRSGNEGKEQGDFVDYEWANIGSFDDLDRIFSNEDPIFGHVSLDNSNDLWSSKDVSNNPAPLPLDTPSSSGALRNGTNPLEIKEEYVQCNDDKSLDLSYEKIGIPASQVLQNSCAIPANEGNDGVRSKPTEKEHQVFRQKNLLKTRKKSQVKQQENNLQDFYGNWSPSAAPARQFENELSPSVIQSSPSPILGQQNQIQGAETLFQNIVNPYVSSSVYENLTSTYPAMPMLSQTLSGDLRQQPVLSGYEVSPGIVNPVKNSVDSVKPQIMTPQEKIEKLRRRQQMQAMIAIQKQRQQLGHQVPSNTKSSTQKCPPDIQSHLSDGTDEDLRILPAPDPPIEQDDSNTMSVAVGNDFVEDTILCQLQDIISKLDLKIRLCIRDSLFRLAQSATQRHYASDTSSTNKSSRDQLEVVAREESNTQNRYARMPDVETETNPIDRTVAHLLFHSPMELTQNYSDKLESPVSTKVQSESKAANLVNFPMSCLPDEDSKNNQQLSHLELKNSWFDTQSMDQIRNSPCVDTSENASNTQELEASQ
- the LOC114194175 gene encoding protein LNK2-like isoform X1, with protein sequence MVEGDQKLLEKLANIIWGEGGESDDHIVPYPEVNEDVSNKKEFNQEASTTKLTELKRPEAKTDFYERKLGSSSNLDNSVELPVSGYGTHVWPNLSLSSSTKMDQGSLGTEVSKNLRELGKFSSRIEESKQHDEKDAEIFRSGNEGKEQGDFVDYEWANIGSFDDLDRIFSNEDPIFGHVSLDNSNDLWSSKDVSNNPAPLPLDTPSSSGALRNGTNPLEIKEEYVQCNDDKSLDLSYEKIGIPASQVLQNSCAIPANEGNDGVRSKPTEKEHQVFRQKNLLKTRKKSQVKQQENNLQDFYGNWSPSAAPARQFENELSPSVIQSSPSPILGQQNQIQGAETLFQNIVNPYVSSSVYENLTSTYPAMPMLSQTLSGDLRQQPVLSGYEVSPGIVNPVKNSVDSVKPQIMTPQEKIEKLRRRQQMQAMIAIQKQRQQLGHQVPSNTKSSTQKCPPDIQSHLSDGTDEDLRILPAPDPPIEQDDSNTMSVAVGNDFVEDTILCQLQDIISKLDLKIRLCIRDSLFRLAQSATQRHYASDTSSTNKSSRDQLEVVAREESNTQNRYARMPDVETETNPIDRTVAHLLFHSPMELTQNYSDKLESPVSTKVQSESKAANLVNFPMSCLPDEDSKNNQQLSHLELKNSWFDTQSMDQIRNSPCVDTSENASNTQELEASQ